The proteins below are encoded in one region of Desertifilum tharense IPPAS B-1220:
- a CDS encoding TerD family protein: MGQSLIKGDRFNLSQSFPKLNQLTVALGWQVENARQSYEIDTSVFMLGTEGRIPDEQYFVFYNNPQSLDGSVQYLEHPLSSNSLEEKTQIWIDIDRIDTQIEELVFVVTIHEAQVKQQSFQQIKNAFIKISDRASQTELIRYSLNEAFTEETALEFGRLYRKSNEWRFQAVGQGYKAGLQSFVDKYYVDSQLVSPSLPPSNLPSPPPQPTPPPAKPMNDNPSPTRIALEKKLEKQAPHIFDLTKKAEISLKKANLNNHQAKVALCLDISASMSHLYSSGKIQKLAEKVLALGCRFDDDGSIDIFLFGADDHYPGEMTIDNFSHFISNILRQYPLEGGTYYGKVMKRLRQFYFPSDRGTQHKTPTSADQPVYVMFVTDGATADQQETINQLRGSSYEPIFWQFMAIGKSNKDATAKKGFFAKLTQVFESDFSFLEKLDELEERYLDNADFFSVEDPLGIPDQDLYDLLMGEYPNWVKQARSKQLLR; encoded by the coding sequence ATGGGACAATCTTTAATCAAAGGCGATCGCTTTAATCTTTCTCAGAGCTTCCCCAAACTGAATCAGCTTACTGTTGCGCTAGGTTGGCAAGTGGAAAATGCACGGCAGAGCTATGAAATTGATACTTCCGTTTTTATGCTAGGGACAGAGGGTAGAATCCCAGATGAGCAATATTTTGTTTTCTATAATAATCCTCAATCTCTTGACGGCTCAGTTCAATATTTAGAGCATCCATTGTCTTCTAATTCTCTAGAAGAAAAAACACAGATTTGGATAGATATCGACCGAATTGATACCCAAATTGAAGAACTTGTTTTTGTTGTAACCATTCATGAGGCACAAGTTAAGCAGCAAAGCTTTCAACAGATTAAAAATGCTTTTATTAAAATTAGCGATCGCGCTAGCCAAACCGAACTCATTCGTTATAGCTTAAATGAAGCTTTTACCGAAGAAACTGCCTTAGAATTTGGGCGTTTATACCGCAAAAGCAACGAATGGCGATTTCAAGCCGTTGGACAAGGGTACAAAGCCGGGTTACAAAGTTTTGTAGATAAATACTATGTTGACTCTCAACTGGTTTCCCCTTCCCTTCCTCCATCCAACCTTCCTTCGCCTCCACCCCAACCAACTCCTCCTCCAGCAAAACCAATGAACGATAACCCATCTCCAACCCGCATCGCCTTAGAGAAAAAGCTTGAAAAACAAGCACCGCATATTTTCGATCTGACTAAAAAAGCCGAGATTTCCCTTAAAAAAGCCAATCTCAATAACCATCAAGCCAAGGTAGCCTTGTGTCTCGATATTTCCGCTTCCATGTCTCACCTCTATTCATCCGGAAAGATTCAAAAGCTGGCGGAAAAAGTCCTCGCCTTGGGGTGTCGCTTTGACGATGACGGATCGATTGATATTTTCTTATTTGGGGCTGACGATCATTATCCAGGGGAAATGACCATTGATAACTTTAGTCATTTTATAAGTAATATCCTGCGCCAGTATCCCCTAGAAGGAGGCACTTACTACGGTAAGGTGATGAAACGCCTTCGACAATTTTACTTTCCCAGCGATCGGGGAACGCAGCATAAAACCCCCACCAGCGCAGATCAACCTGTTTACGTCATGTTTGTTACTGATGGCGCTACTGCGGATCAACAAGAAACCATTAACCAGTTGCGCGGATCTTCCTACGAGCCTATTTTTTGGCAATTTATGGCCATTGGCAAGTCTAATAAAGACGCGACTGCCAAAAAAGGCTTTTTCGCTAAGTTGACGCAAGTTTTTGAAAGCGACTTCAGCTTTCTAGAGAAACTAGATGAGTTAGAGGAACGCTATTTAGACAATGCAGACTTTTTTAGCGTGGAAGACCCGCTCGGCATTCCCGACCAAGACCTGTACGATCTCTTAATGGGCGAGTATCCCAACTGGGTGAAGCAAGCCAGATCGAAGCAACTCTTGCGCTAA
- a CDS encoding DUF4278 domain-containing protein produces the protein MKLSYRGTPYEHEPIALDMAEADRVAKYRGQEYRQRYPRHIPVPQAPLDLKYRGIAYGTYQTPEPEAVDIATHLNRTFANSPSEPLTRHKRFIEAAQLHRANILKRLEHRIQVARSKGDVNLLQQLEVEKLQLVESQR, from the coding sequence ATGAAACTTTCCTATCGAGGAACCCCCTACGAACACGAACCCATTGCTCTGGATATGGCTGAGGCAGATAGAGTTGCCAAGTATCGCGGTCAGGAGTACAGACAGCGCTATCCTAGACATATTCCCGTTCCTCAAGCGCCGCTCGATTTAAAATATCGCGGGATTGCCTACGGTACCTATCAAACTCCCGAACCGGAAGCAGTAGATATTGCGACACACCTGAATCGAACCTTTGCCAACTCTCCATCAGAACCTTTAACCCGCCACAAACGGTTTATCGAAGCTGCTCAACTGCATCGTGCCAATATTTTGAAGAGATTAGAGCATCGCATTCAAGTGGCTCGCTCTAAAGGTGATGTTAATTTACTTCAGCAATTGGAAGTTGAGAAGCTGCAACTTGTGGAATCTCAACGCTAA